AGAAAGATTCGCCAAGGGAGTTTTCGCGCTTGACAAGACGGGGGCTAATGGGTGAGCGCTGATGTCCACGCCGGCCTCGGCCATGACCGCAACAGCGACCGGATTGACTCCCTTGGGATCAACGCCCGCACTGAACACCTCCCAACGGTCGCCGCCCAAGTGACGCCAGAATCCCTCGGCCATTTGAGATCGAGCGGAATTGCCCGTGCACAGAATCAGTACTTTCCGCTTCTGTAGCATG
This genomic window from Phycisphaerae bacterium contains:
- a CDS encoding arsenate reductase ArsC gives rise to the protein MLQKRKVLILCTGNSARSQMAEGFWRHLGGDRWEVFSAGVDPKGVNPVAVAVMAEAGVDISAHPLAPVLSSAKTPLANLS